One window of Papaver somniferum cultivar HN1 chromosome 9, ASM357369v1, whole genome shotgun sequence genomic DNA carries:
- the LOC113308679 gene encoding probable polyamine transporter At3g13620, translated as MEISFPNSTIKSPTRTTMATSPDISSPYRRIEDSLEEQAMDPNTKKSSKKLTLIPLIFLIYFEVSGGPYGEEPAVKAAGPLFALLGFLIFPFIWSIPEALITAELATAYPGNGGYVIWADQAFGPFWGSLMGSWKFLSGSINNAAYPVLCAEYVKQVFPVLGHGLPRVLAISTSTVLLSFLNYTGLTIVGWVAVAIGIVSLLPFLLMAMISIPRIRPKRWGSTGQKGVKKDWNLFFNTLFWNLNFWDNASTLAGEVENPQKTFPKALLSAGIITCLGYLIPLLAATGSLTVDQNRWDEGFLADAAGMIAGQWLKFWVGLGSVLSAVGLFEAQLSSSSFQLEGMANLGFLPAFFACRSKWFNTPWVGIFVSSLLTLGVSFMDFTDIISSANFLYSLGMLLEFSAFIWLRRKYPNLKRPYKVPLGIRGLVVMCLVPAGFVIFVMVISKPIVFIMSGGLTLFGVLFYFFMNLCKTRGYIKFNIKETATGEQVVEGQ; from the coding sequence ATGGAGATTTCATTTCCCAACTCAACAATCAAATCTCCAACAAGAACAACCATGGCTACTTCTCCAGACATCAGTAGTCCATACAGAAGAATTGAAGATTCATTGGAAGAACAAGCTATggatccaaacaccaaaaaatcatcaaaaaaactAACTCTGATTCCATTAATATTTCTCATCTATTTTGAAGTTTCCGGTGGTCCTTATGGTGAAGAACCAGCCGTTAAGGCTGCAGGACCCTTATTTGCTCTGCTTGGGTTTTTAATTTTTCCATTTATTTGGAGTATTCCGGAAGCTCTAATCACAGCTGAACTTGCTACTGCTTATCCTGGTAACGGTGGTTATGTTATCTGGGCTGATCAGGCTTTTGGTCCTTTTTGGGGATCTTTAATGGGTTCATGGAAATTTCTTAGTGGATCCATTAACAACGCTGCTTATCCTGTCCTCTGTGCAGAGTATGTGAAACAGGTTTTCCCTGTTTTGGGTCATGGTTTGCCTCGTGTATTAGCTATTTCTACATCTACTGTGCTTTTATCATTTCTTAATTATACTGGATTAACAATCGTTGGTTGGGTTGCTGTTGCAATTGGTATAGTTtctcttcttccatttcttctcATGGCTATGATTTCCATTCCAAGAATTCGACCAAAACGTTGGGGTAGTACAGGTCAAAAAGGTGTGAAGAAGGATTGGAATTTATTCTTTAATACTctgttttggaatttgaatttctgGGATAATGCGAGTACATTAGCAGGAGAAGTAGAGAACCCACAGAAAACATTTCCAAAAGCTCTACTTTCAGCTGGAATTATTACTTGTCTTGGGTATTTGATTCCTCTTTTAGCAGCAACTGGATCCTTAACGGTTGATCAGAACCGATGGGATGAAGGGTTTTTAGCAGATGCAGCAGGGATGATTGCCGGGCAATGGTTGAAATTTTGGGTAGGACTTGGTTCAGTATTATCTGCAGTTGGATTGTTTGAAGCTCAATTAAGTAGTAGCTCGTTTCAACTTGAAGGTATGGCAAATTTAGGATTCTTACCTGCTTTCTTTGCATGTAGATCAAAATGGTTTAATACACCATGGGTTGGAATCTTTGTTTCAAGTTTATTAACATTGGGGGTGTCCTTCATGGATTTTACTGatataatatcatcagcaaatttCTTATATAGTCTGGGTATGCTGTTAGAATTCTCTGCATtcatttggttgagaagaaaatatccaaatttGAAGAGACCTTACAAAGTACCATTGGGAATTCGTGGATTAGTTGTTATGTGTTTGGTACCAGCTGGGTTTGTGATATTTGTAATGGTTATTTCAAAGCCTATAGTCTTCATCATGAGTGGAGGACTGACTCTGTTTGgagttcttttctattttttcatGAATCTTTGTAAAACTAGAGGGTACATCAAATTTAACATCAAGGAAACAGCTACTGGAGAACAAGTGGTTGAAGGGCAATGA